In one window of Pseudoalteromonas sp. N1230-9 DNA:
- a CDS encoding flavin reductase family protein, which produces MHLTKQAIANLDSRYRAHLINSLSGFKSANLIGTQNCHNQTNLAIVSSVFHLGAHPPLVGMIIRPHSVPRHTLENILSTGCYTINQVNKDIYHQAHQTSARYDKEESEFDATGLETQYLNDFLAPFVANSRLKYAVTLKEHHHLAINGTELIIGEITDVHLDENCLAEDGFIDIEAIDTVAVSGLDSYHVTERLARLAYAKK; this is translated from the coding sequence ATGCATTTAACAAAACAAGCAATTGCAAACCTTGATAGCCGTTATCGCGCTCATTTAATTAATAGTTTATCAGGGTTCAAAAGCGCTAATTTGATAGGTACTCAAAATTGCCATAATCAAACAAACCTCGCTATCGTCAGCTCAGTATTTCATTTAGGCGCGCATCCTCCGCTAGTGGGTATGATAATCCGCCCTCATTCTGTACCGCGACATACCCTTGAAAATATTCTTTCAACAGGTTGTTACACCATTAATCAGGTTAATAAAGATATTTATCATCAAGCACACCAAACATCTGCACGTTATGATAAAGAAGAGTCTGAGTTTGATGCTACAGGGCTAGAAACACAGTATTTGAATGATTTTTTAGCGCCTTTTGTTGCAAACAGTCGGTTAAAATATGCTGTTACCTTAAAAGAACATCACCACCTAGCTATTAACGGAACTGAGCTGATTATAGGTGAAATAACTGACGTACACTTAGATGAAAATTGCCTAGCTGAAGACGGCTTTATTGATATTGAAGCTATCGATACAGTCGCAGTTAGCGGGCTCGATAGTTACCATGTAACTGAACGTTTAGCCCGCTTAGCTTATGCTAAAAAGTAA
- a CDS encoding SDR family NAD(P)-dependent oxidoreductase encodes MQLYILCGASSEIAKAYFTTLNKHLSSCLIVTISRQPQPLIDSTHIKHSNKHLHFETDYSEASLSAIAKTLTEQQAPLSELVIFNGILHDLNNQPERKLEQISDTHFINSMQTNALLPIRCVTAFSRLLDTKTKSVICALSARVGSINDNNLGGWYSYRASKAALNMLFKSAAVELNRRYKQNRCVLFHPGTTDTPLSKPFQVNVPDGKLFTPEFVAEQLFKFLSDTRFLANFDNPAYFDWQGQPIDW; translated from the coding sequence ATGCAACTATATATTCTTTGTGGAGCAAGTAGTGAGATTGCAAAAGCCTACTTCACAACACTCAATAAACATCTATCGTCATGTCTAATAGTGACAATTAGTCGACAACCTCAACCTTTGATTGATAGCACACATATAAAGCACAGCAATAAACACCTTCATTTTGAAACAGATTACAGCGAAGCTAGCTTATCGGCGATAGCAAAAACCCTCACAGAACAACAGGCCCCTTTGAGTGAGTTAGTTATTTTTAACGGGATTTTGCATGATCTAAACAACCAACCGGAACGTAAACTTGAACAAATTTCTGACACGCATTTTATTAATAGTATGCAAACAAACGCGCTACTGCCAATTCGCTGCGTAACGGCCTTTTCTAGATTATTAGATACAAAAACTAAAAGCGTTATCTGTGCACTGAGCGCCCGTGTAGGCAGTATTAACGATAATAATTTAGGGGGTTGGTACAGTTACAGAGCATCAAAGGCCGCATTAAATATGTTATTTAAATCAGCAGCAGTTGAGCTTAACCGTCGTTACAAACAAAATCGTTGTGTGCTTTTCCATCCCGGTACAACGGATACACCACTATCAAAGCCTTTTCAGGTAAATGTACCTGATGGAAAGCTCTTTACCCCTGAGTTTGTAGCAGAACAGCTATTTAAATTTCTGTCAGACACTCGCTTTTTAGCTAATTTTGACAACCCTGCTTATTTTGATTGGCAGGGACAACCCATAGATTGGTAA
- the ppc gene encoding phosphoenolpyruvate carboxylase, with translation MSEQYAALRGNVSMLGQMLGQTIKDAQGQAILDKVEEIRALSKSSRSGNEADRQALIDVLHALTDEELLPVARSFNHFLNLANVAEQFHTVSRFNDVGFCQLNPLTQTLKALASAAKQGQVDPNNLAQTLSKLHINLVLTAHPTEVTRRTMINKHVELSDCLATLERKDNLPTERDELLNRIEQLISQAWHTDDIRRSRPTPIDEAKWGFAVIENSLWHAVPRFLREFSQDVKSQLNLELPIDYSPIEFTSWMGGDRDGNPFVTAEVTQQVLDHGRWMALDLYSRDIETLSNELSMSEASDELIALAGQEFEPYRAVLKNLRNQIVETVAHLGAKIKQKRTDAQDLITDIAQIKQPIDVCYRSLLKNNMKVVADGLLLDVLRRVNSFGLRLAKLDVRQDSSRHSDVFSELTRYLGLGDYHQWQEDDKQAFLLAELNSRRPLIPKHWQPSPEVKEVLDTFDVIAAQDSQTFGLYIISMARTASDVLAVQLLLKESGCTFNLPVAPLFETLDDLNAGKDVIECLLDNTWYRGHIQNQQNVMIGYSDSAKDAGMMAAGWAQYEAMDKLVQLAEQRGIELVLFHGRGGTVGRGGAPAAQALRSQPPGSLKGGLRVTEQGEMIRFKFGLPAVALQSLNIYAGAVLESNLLPPPEPKSEWRDVMKLISNESCEHYRAVVRHDENFVPYFRMATPEQELSKLPLGSRPAKRNPNGGVESLRAIPWIFAWSQNRLMLPAWLGALTGLKAALDKYGIETLHEMSLQWPFFRARLEMLEMVFSKADSWLSAHYDDALVTEQYRPLGVKLRQELSEAIELVQSLSPQKSLLADQPWIKESIALRNPYTDPLNLLQVELLRRSREADESSEGDIDNALMITMTGIAAGMRNTG, from the coding sequence ATGAGTGAACAATACGCTGCACTTCGCGGTAATGTTAGTATGCTTGGACAAATGCTGGGTCAAACTATTAAAGATGCTCAGGGTCAAGCCATTTTAGATAAGGTAGAAGAGATTCGCGCTTTATCTAAATCGTCACGTAGTGGTAACGAAGCTGATAGGCAAGCACTTATCGATGTACTACACGCTCTCACAGATGAAGAACTATTACCGGTTGCACGCTCATTTAATCATTTTTTGAATCTTGCTAATGTTGCTGAACAATTTCATACAGTATCGCGCTTTAATGACGTTGGTTTTTGCCAACTAAATCCTCTCACTCAAACATTAAAAGCGTTAGCATCAGCGGCAAAACAAGGGCAGGTTGACCCTAATAACCTTGCGCAAACTCTCTCAAAACTCCACATAAACCTTGTACTGACAGCTCACCCAACAGAAGTGACACGTCGTACTATGATCAATAAACACGTTGAATTAAGTGATTGCTTAGCGACGCTTGAGCGCAAAGATAATTTACCAACCGAACGTGATGAGCTTTTAAATCGGATAGAACAGCTAATAAGCCAAGCATGGCATACCGATGATATTCGTCGCTCACGACCAACGCCAATTGATGAAGCTAAATGGGGTTTCGCAGTCATTGAAAATAGCCTTTGGCATGCTGTGCCGCGTTTTTTACGAGAGTTTAGTCAAGATGTTAAATCTCAACTAAATCTAGAGCTACCTATTGATTATAGTCCCATTGAGTTTACTTCTTGGATGGGCGGTGACCGTGATGGTAACCCATTTGTAACTGCCGAAGTGACTCAGCAAGTGCTTGATCATGGCCGCTGGATGGCACTTGATTTATATTCCCGCGACATTGAAACACTCAGTAATGAGTTATCAATGTCAGAAGCCAGTGATGAGCTAATAGCACTTGCAGGACAAGAATTTGAACCTTACCGTGCTGTTCTTAAAAACCTAAGAAATCAAATTGTTGAAACGGTTGCCCACTTGGGGGCAAAGATCAAGCAAAAGCGCACTGATGCGCAAGACTTGATCACTGACATAGCACAAATTAAGCAACCGATAGATGTTTGTTATCGCTCATTGCTTAAAAACAACATGAAAGTTGTCGCAGATGGTTTGCTATTAGATGTTTTACGCCGCGTAAACAGCTTTGGCCTGCGACTTGCCAAGCTTGATGTTCGCCAAGACTCATCCCGCCATAGTGATGTGTTTTCTGAATTAACACGTTATTTAGGTTTAGGTGATTATCACCAGTGGCAAGAAGATGACAAGCAAGCCTTCTTACTTGCAGAGCTTAACTCTCGTAGGCCGCTTATTCCGAAACATTGGCAACCAAGCCCAGAAGTGAAAGAGGTTCTTGATACCTTTGATGTTATTGCTGCTCAGGATTCACAGACATTTGGTCTTTATATAATATCAATGGCTCGAACAGCATCTGATGTATTAGCTGTACAATTATTGCTTAAAGAGAGCGGCTGTACGTTCAATTTGCCTGTTGCCCCACTTTTTGAAACGCTTGATGATTTAAATGCAGGTAAAGATGTAATTGAATGCCTGTTGGATAACACTTGGTACCGTGGTCATATTCAAAATCAGCAAAATGTTATGATTGGTTATTCTGACTCGGCAAAAGATGCCGGTATGATGGCCGCAGGCTGGGCACAATATGAAGCAATGGATAAGCTCGTTCAATTAGCTGAACAACGTGGTATTGAGCTTGTTTTATTCCACGGTCGCGGTGGTACTGTTGGTCGAGGTGGTGCACCTGCCGCACAAGCATTGCGTTCACAACCGCCGGGTTCTTTAAAAGGTGGTTTGCGCGTAACTGAGCAAGGTGAGATGATCCGCTTTAAGTTTGGTTTACCAGCTGTTGCACTACAAAGCTTAAACATTTATGCCGGAGCAGTGCTTGAAAGTAACTTATTGCCGCCACCAGAGCCTAAAAGCGAGTGGCGTGATGTTATGAAGCTTATCAGTAATGAGTCATGTGAGCATTACCGTGCAGTTGTCCGCCATGATGAAAACTTTGTACCTTACTTTAGAATGGCAACGCCAGAGCAAGAGCTATCGAAATTGCCGCTTGGCTCACGTCCTGCGAAGCGAAATCCTAATGGTGGCGTGGAAAGCCTACGTGCAATTCCTTGGATATTTGCTTGGAGTCAAAACCGATTGATGCTGCCTGCATGGCTTGGGGCATTAACAGGGCTTAAGGCTGCGCTTGATAAGTATGGGATTGAAACACTTCATGAAATGAGTTTACAGTGGCCTTTCTTCCGTGCTCGTTTAGAGATGCTTGAAATGGTATTCAGTAAAGCTGATAGCTGGTTAAGTGCACATTATGACGATGCATTAGTCACTGAGCAATATCGACCACTTGGCGTAAAACTTCGCCAAGAGTTAAGTGAAGCGATTGAACTTGTACAGTCACTCAGCCCACAAAAAAGCTTACTGGCAGATCAACCTTGGATTAAAGAGTCTATTGCGCTTCGTAATCCGTATACCGATCCGCTTAACTTACTGCAAGTTGAGTTGTTGCGCCGTTCACGTGAAGCAGATGAGAGCTCTGAGGGTGATATCGACAATGCCTTGATGATCACCATGACAGGCATCGCAGCGGGTATGCGTAATACTGGCTAA